From Fusarium oxysporum f. sp. lycopersici 4287 chromosome 13, whole genome shotgun sequence, one genomic window encodes:
- a CDS encoding hypothetical protein (At least one base has a quality score < 10), translated as MFSTVAVALMFHRRRYELFYILHVLLFIALVVLICLHHPDITQKVMIVIFIAAGLWILDRLVRATSLLYHGTNNIATLQPLPSGGTRVIMKKSPSGARSGQHAYLWVPGVRCFETHPFTIVSTQPLEFVIDAHDGFTRALHEYAVKNPGVALKASVHGPYGHMPDPTAYDKIVIFAGGSGGTFGFGMALQLLRDLDAAVHRDITVVWVIRNRDLLEWFSPYLENIAHVQGFNISINITGRMELSEKVASEQAASTSKRAVSEDRVEMADSPGQSDAFQQDLILGIPAHHGRPNIDEIVAQTLEGMSANSRVLVLGCGPAGLLQAVRQSATSRMVPNGAGISFQFEQFGW; from the exons ATGTTTTCTACGGTGGCTGTTGCCTTGATGTTCCACCGCAGACGTTACGAACTATTTTATATTCTACACGTTCTTTTATTCATTGCATTGGTGGTTCTCATATGCCTTCATCATCCAGATATTACCCAAAAGGTCATGATCGTCATTTTTATAGCCGCGGGACTATGGATCCTTGATCGCCTGGTACGAGCGACTAGTCTACTCTACCACGGCACCAACAACATCGCAACACTACAACCCCTTCCCAGTGGCGGTACAAGGGTCATTATGAAAAAGAGTCCTTCAGGTGCGAGGTCTGGGCAGCACGCATATCTTTGGGTTCCAGGGGTTCGATGCTTTGAGACTCATCCATTTACCATTGTGAGCACGCAACCACTTGAATTTGTGATTGATGCGCATGATGGCTTTACCCGCGCCTTGCATGAATACGCCGTCAAAAACCCGGGTGTTGCACTGAAAGCATCGGTTCATGGGCCTTATGGACATATGCCAGATCCTACTGCATACGATAAGATCGTGATCTTCGCTGGCGGTAGTGGCGGTACCTTTGGATTTGGCATGGCACTTCAACTTCTACGAGATCTTGACGCCGCTGTCCACAGGGACATCACTGTGGTTTGGGTCATAAGAAATCGGG ATCTTTTGGAATGGTTCTCTCCCTACCTTGAAAACATTGCTCATGTTCAAGGATTCAACATCTCTATCAACATTACCGGCAGAATGGAGCTCAGTGAAAAGGTCGCCAGTGAGCAGGCAGCCTCGACTTCCAAGCGGGCAGTTTCGGAAGATCGTGTGGAAATGGCTGATTCACCCGGTCAGTCCGATGCGTTTCAACAAGACCTTATTCTTGGGATTCCAGCTCACCACGGACGTCCTAACATTGACGAGATTGTCGCCCAGACTCTGGAGGGAATGTCTGCGAATTCACGAGTCTTGGTTTTGGGATGTGGACCAGCTGGTTTATTGCAAGCCGTGAGGCAGTCAGCAACATCTCGAATGGTTCCAAACGGGGCTGGAATTTCATTTCAGTTTGAGCAGTTCGGATGGTAA